Below is a window of Plasmodium sp. gorilla clade G2 genome assembly, chromosome: 14 DNA.
TGTAGAAGGTATAATTTTGAACTCTTTtccattatataaatatgatatataaaaagatatcACCTAATGTGATAATGTCAAttattaaacaaatatatatatatatatatatacaaagaATACACAATATATTGTATTcgttttttataaaattataatatatatatatataaatatatgtatgtatttggCTTTtacttatcattttttttttttttttttcttttttccacTATTGTtggtaaaatataatattataatgcaAATTgtataaatgaattaataagCAAAAGAAGGTAAGCACACACATAcacacaaaataaaaaacatataaggCAATTTGaactttaaatataaatatatggttATATAACTAATTATTAACTGATAATATCTAATTTTACTTATGCAAATAgcagtaatatatattttgtacatataataatatataaaatatatagacaattattatatataatatacggAATCTTCATAAATCTTACTATCACAAGGATGAgtaaaatttctttttaattcaaaaaaaaaaatgatatatatatatatatatatatatatgtgtatttatatgagtatatatttatgtattactAAAAAAAAGACGGactaaaaaagataaaattacaaaaacaaaattttatatatgaactTTTTTCTTAAGTGGAATGACactaataaacatataagcttccaatttattaatatttatataaatcataaacACTATATGAgaatgcacatatatatatatagatatagatttatttatatatttatttttatgtaggatatttgattatatattttattaattattattattttttattttttttttaatatttcaattCAGAGAAAAAATCTGTATAATACTCCAACAGTGTATAGATTCACAAGGTCCAAAAAGattttatgtatatctaCTTTTACTtttcctttatatttatttatttaaattttttttaacttctataaatattatgtatatataaaaatatattcaattttttttttttttttttttttttttcaagtgtgcataaattttttaatttcaaatATAAAACTCGGgcttatataatttttatttatttattattattttttattataataaaaaggacatctctatatataatgtgaATGTAACTTTTGTttatgcacatatatatatatatatatatatatatttataagtacACATTCAAAAGTATATTACTTTAAATcacaaacaaacaaaaaaaaaaaaagaaaaatgtattaaGGAAAACACtataagaattataatatgCTTGGAAAAAAACGGATAAACTATCTATCATCAAACaaagatatatttacaaaaaatagaattttgttaaattattatttttttttaatattatatattgtagagatatataaatttataaactTTATTAAAacttaagaaatatatattatttttatttttataaaaaatatattattataaatgttgttgattttttttttttttttatttaattatctTGTTATTAAGAACAATTAGTATTtagaaaaaatgataaaatatagtaatataagaaataacaTAAAAGAGTAGTAAACCAAGATAAAATACAAGATcctaatatattaatatttctacATAGTCTTaagaacatataatatgGTTACTTAATATTTTGTGCATTTATGTGCATCATAAGAATTTTGTAGTATTTTACAAAGACAAAAATATGcagatttaaaaaataagctCTTCCTACAATAATAGTTGTATTTTATTGAGGTTGTCTTTTTTTATGCacttcattatatttttaactcaactcattattatatgtatgaaaaaaaataaaagaaagttATAAAATGTGAATAATTTTTGCATTTACATTGACTTTCTTGatcatacaaataaaatgtataggGAATATAATTGAAAATACACTTGCTATCTGGTTATCTACGCTTTGCAGTTAAGTTTTACAATAcaaagatataaaattaaaacaaaataaatatatctatacatatatatatttatcataacaACATTAAGTATATTCtattttagaaaaaataaattctaaacataattttatatgaacaacacaaagaatatatatatatatatatatatatatatatatccaaattttttacaaaacatttcaatatatatacacacacacttttaataattaaaaatcttttatttttttatcttaaaTAATTCTGGTTCTCAATTCTCCTATAAaacgaaaaaatataaaaataatataatactaatcaattataagtatatttcattttgtttttaattttaaaaacacTTCAATTTCActtttgttttaatttcAAAAGTTGAATTTTATTCCATAGGTTATCCTCCATCCTTTTCTGTTCGCTTATAATTCTTCGTTTGATTTCCTCCTTCAATACAttgaatgaaaatatttttatttagtaaaaaatatcacatataatatatatatgtatgtattattaatttatcgTTAGTTGATtactttttcattattatatatttctaaatcATTATGATACTCTAAAGAATTAAGCATATCCTTATCCCCATATgctcttatatatttaacatgaaaatgtaaaaagaaagaattaaataaacaacgtaaatttttttttagttttgAACAAACAACACATCAATCGtgcaaatataaatattaataaataaatatcaatatatatatatatatatatatatattatttttatttttacggAACActataatgtatatttaatgGGATAGGTTCTGATGCTTGCCAATTCTTTTGAAAATCCAATGGATACAATAAAGAATTACTAGGAAAAAAATCCATAATATTCATTTCATCCTTTCTTGCACTATTTGATAAAACCATATAAatctatatatacatgtatattatatatatatatgttaatatataaaattatatataaaaatgcaaaatatattatcatttatattttccacACGTGTACATGTATCATAATCAAGTTGATATTATTACTTCATAGAATAAAATTAGGATGTGgaatataaacaaaagaCCTTTATtaatcttcatttttttctttttatatgaaatataatattattatatataaatatatatcgatttttttatatattataataacgtcaaatattacacatatatagaGAGAGAGAAACATATggtttcttctttttttttttgtaatataataaaagaaacaaaaaaaattattattttatatatatcttatttgGGCTGTTGtgtaatatgtaatattctataaatattaatttaatatataccaattttattgtatatacatttaaatcTACTCCATTAATTTTAATAGGCggaaatacatatataaaattgaaacgggtcaaatgaataatatatatatatatatttacaaagaaaagaaaaaaaaataaaataatttaaaacaaatacatttataaatacatacaattaataaatttatcttttcatatcatgaaaaaataataaattagaataatgttaataataaaaggtactatatcatttatgagagagaaatataaataatatatatataatatatatattacaaaatatacattacacaaatgttttttattttattttattttattttattttattttattttattttattttattttattttattttattttattttatgaaaacACAAGAACGAAACCATGACCAAAAAATAGGAATAGATATTTTATaaggaaagaaaaaatataataataaataaaattttataataatattatataatataagaaagaatgaaaggaaaatataaaaaatgaaaaagaagaagaagccatatataattctcctatttttattgttccaattaaatatatttttctcctTTTCAATTTTTCTTTGTAATTCcatatcttttaaaaataataaaaaaaatcaaaataattttttttttgttccaaATAAGGGTATAGgtacaatatataataaaagaaaagcaaaaaaacatttttctTTGTATAATCATGGAAAAGAATTTCATGAAAGAGTAAAGaaattacatattttatcaGATGTTTTAAATATTGATGCTTATCCATCCacttttataaaaagaaatataaagatagatgatctaaaaaaaaaattcgaaCATTTAAAAGATGGCGAAAGggatgataaaatatatgtaatatatggCCGAGTAACAGTAAAACGAAATAATGGTATGTTTATGAACATACAAGATGATGAAggaaatatacaaatatatttagatGAAAATTTACCtattaaaggaaaaaaaaatgataataaaaagataaataataataaaatagaagaaGCACCAAATCAATATCATATGAACAATAATACAGCTTCATCCATTTTATCTAACAATaacaaaacaaataaaaacgATTATGTAATAAATGATCAAagttataatgaaaaatatgagacacataataatcaaataatggcaagaaaaattattgaaCTTGGTGATTTTGTAGCTGTAAAAGGTTTTGTTCGAAAAACGTTAAGAGGTGAAATAACATTACACGCTaaagatatttatatacttaCCAAATCTTTATTACCATTAccagataaatataaaggaatGAAAGATgtagaatataaatatagaaaaagatACTTAGATTTTTTAACTAACAATGATCAAAAAGATAAGATAAAAAGACGATATGATATAATCCaagaaataagaaaatatttattaaaacgtAATTTTCTTGAAGTGGATACTCCTATATTACAATTAATACCAGGAGGAGCTACAGCAAAACCATTTGAAACTTATTTGAAATCTTTAaatttacttttatatttacgtATATCTCcggaattatttttaaaaaaattaattgtaAGTGGAATCTCAGAACAAATATTTGAATTAAGTAAATGTTTTCGTAATGAAGGTTTAAGTTCTATACATAATCCAGAATTTACCAtgttagaaatatataaatcttatactaattataaatatatgatgaattttgttgaaaaaattataaaacacctttttaaaaaattcccttatatttcatatattaattcatCAAATTCAAACacaaaagaaaagaataataataatatcaacaataaatggaaaaaaatatcattcattaaaatcataaaaaattatacatcaat
It encodes the following:
- a CDS encoding lysine--tRNA ligase, putative, which gives rise to MKKKKKPYIILLFLLFQLNIFFSFSIFLCNSISFKNNKKNQNNFFFVPNKGIGTIYNKRKAKKHFSLYNHGKEFHERVKKLHILSDVLNIDAYPSTFIKRNIKIDDLKKKFEHLKDGERDDKIYVIYGRVTVKRNNGMFMNIQDDEGNIQIYLDENLPIKGKKNDNKKINNNKIEEAPNQYHMNNNTASSILSNNNKTNKNDYVINDQSYNEKYETHNNQIMARKIIELGDFVAVKGFVRKTLRGEITLHAKDIYILTKSLLPLPDKYKGMKDVEYKYRKRYLDFLTNNDQKDKIKRRYDIIQEIRKYLLKRNFLEVDTPILQLIPGGATAKPFETYLKSLNLLLYLRISPELFLKKLIVSGISEQIFELSKCFRNEGLSSIHNPEFTMLEIYKSYTNYKYMMNFVEKIIKHLFKKFPYISYINSSNSNTKEKNNNNINNKWKKISFIKIIKNYTSINFLKLSFDEAYNEANKLNIHFDQPKEQLNWGLIVEEVFKKKVEPYLPNEPIHIYHLPSDTSPLAKTLTKNTRLSERFETYIGQMEIANGYSEEANALIQEKKFLSQIALKNIIKTNEKNIDIPTTSSNDQHKCNHNETHQNIKELSNKDNTTNIYDENKKSDNNQIDYDYVTALAHGLPPTGGLGIGIDRLCMLFTNTNSIKNIVSFPIIKPHGKE